The Acidobacteriota bacterium region CGGCGAGCCCCGCCGGGTGACCTACGAGCGGACCGTGGCCCGGATCCTCGAGGCGGTCCGGCAGGGACGGCGTGTGTGCGCGGCGTACTACGGGCATCCCGGCGTTTTCGTCTACGCCACCCACGCGTCGCTGCGGCTGGCGCGCGCCGAAGGGTACTCGGCGCGGATGCTGCCGGCGGTTTCGGCGTCCGACTCCCTGTTCGCCGACTTGGGCGTCGATCCGGGGCACCGGGGCTGCCAGAGCCACGAGGCCACCGACTTCCTCTCCCATCACACGGTGTTTGATCCGGCGGTGCCGCTGATCCTGTGGCAGGTGGGCATCATCGGGGACTGGGGCTACGGCGGGCGCCCCAACCGCACGGGCCGGCGGATGCTGCTGGAGAAGCTCCTCCCCGCCTACGGGCCCGAGCACGAAGTCGTCCTGTACCAGGCCGCCCAGTACGCCGCCTGCCCCTTCCTCGTAGCCCGCTTTCCGCTGCGCCGGCTCGAGGCCGTGCCCGGCGACCCGTACTGCACGCTGTGCGTGCCGCCGACGGGCACCAGCCGGCCGGACCGCGGAGTCGCGGCGCGGCTGGGACTGACGTTACCGGAAGAGTGAGCGCTCTCCATCGCGCCCACCGGGCGCGGATTCGGGCTCGCCGGGATCTCTCCATGTGGGGATGCAGACGGTCGAACGGGATGCGGGGCCGATGAGACCAACCGTCATCACGCGAACGGGACCAGCGGCTGTCAGGCCGCGAGCCCCCGGCATCAGCCGCGGGTCATCGAATCCAGAAAGTCCTTGTTGGACTCGGTCTTGCGCAGTTTGTCCGCCAGCAGCTCCATGGCTTCCACCGTGGACAGGGGGCTGAGCACCTTGCGCAGCACCCAGATCTTGTTCAGCTCCTCCTTTGACTGGAGCAGCTCCTCCTTGCGGGTGCCGGACTTGTTGATATCCATGGCTGGGAAGATGCGGCGCTCGACCAGCTTGCGGTCAAGGTTGATCTCCATGTTGCCGGTACCCTTGAACTCTTCGAAGATCACGTCGTCCATGCGGCTGCCGGTGTCCACGAGCGCGGTGGCCATGATGGTCAGCGAGCCGCCCTCCTCGATGTTGCGCGCCGAGCCGAAGAAACGCTTCGGGCGCTGCAGGGCGTTGGAGTCGATACCGCCGGAAAGCACCTTGCCGCTGGGCGGTACGATGGAGTTGTAGGCGCGGGCCAGGCGGGTGATGGAGTCGAGCACGATCACCACGTCCTTGCCGTATTCGACGAGGCGCTTGGCCTTCTCGATGACCATCTCGGCGACCTGGACGTGCCGTGAGGCCGGCTCGTCGAACGTGGAGCTGACCACCTCGCCGTCGACCGAGCGGCGCATGTCGGTGACCTCCTCGGGGCGCTCATCGATGAGGAGCACGATCAGGTAGATCTCCGGATGGTTGGCGGTGATGGAGTTGGCGATGGACTGCATGAGCATGGTTTTACCGGTGCGGGGAGCGGCGACGATGAGGCCGCGCTGCCCCTTGCCGATGGGCGCCAGCAGGTCCAGCACCCGGCCGGTCAGGTTGTCCGGCACCGTCTCCAGTTTGATGCGCTTGTCGGGGTAAACGGGCGTCAGGTTGTCGAAGAAGATCTTGTTCCGCACCTCGCTGGGATGCTCGAAGTTGATCGCCTCGACCTTGATGAGGGCGAAGTAGCGCTCCCCTTCCTTTGGGGGGCGGATCTGGCCCGAGATGGTGTCGCCGGTGCGCAGGTCGAATTTTCGGATCTGGGACGGCGACACGTAAATGTCGTCCGGGCCGGGCAGATAGTTGTAGTCGGGCGAGCGGAGGAAGCCGAAGCCGTCGGAGAGGATCTCCAGCACGCCTTCGGAGAAGATCAAGCCGCTCTTCTCGGTCTGCGCCTTCAGGATCTGGAAGATCAGTTCCTGCTTGCGCATGCCGGAGACGCCCAGGATGCCGAGGTCCTTGGCGATGCGGGTGAGCTCGCCGATGGACATCTCCTTCAGCACCGCGATATTGAATGCCTTCTCGTCGCTTTCCGTCTCCATCTCGTTTTCGTTGTAATCGATGTCGGACATGGGAACCTCCTTATATGTCCTGTGATTGTTCATTTCTGATGAAACGCTGCAGCCGCCCCAGCAACTCCAGCCGGCCAAGCTCCGTCAGCGCGGAGAAAGGCAGGATGTCCCGGCCGGGGAACGCCGTCCGCAGCTCGCGCAGGCTGGCTGACCGGGCGTTGCCGGACAGCTTGTCGGCCTTTGTGGCCACAACCACGTACTCGGCCGACTGCGCCTCCAGCCACTCCCGCAGGGTCCGGTCCAGCGGCGAAAGCGCGTGGCGGATGTCCACGAGCAGGATCACCAGCCGGCGCCGCGAATCGTCGGCGAAATACTCCCGGATCATCCGGTCCCAGGAGCGGCGCTCGGCTTCGGCTATCTTTGCGTAACCGTAACCGGGCAGATCCACCAGATAAAAAGAACCGTTGATCCTGAAATAATTGATCCCGCGAGTCTTGCCCGGGGTGCCGCTGACCTTGGCGACGCCGCGCCGCTTCAGCAGCGTGTTGATCAGGCTCGACTTGCCCACGTTGGACCGGCCGACGACGGCGATCTCCGGGAGGCGCTCCCGCGGATAACCGGACGCCGACCGCGCGCTGGTCACGAACTCGACCGCCGTGAATTTCACCCGTTGAATCCCGGTCAGTTGGCGATGTGCCCTTCCTTGACCTCACCGTCGATCGCGGCAGGGGCTTTTTTGTCAAGGGTCTGCAGGGGGCCGGGCAGCCGCTCGAGGGCCAGGCCCAGGACCTCGTCCATGGTCTCGACGAAATGGACCTCCAGCTCGTCCCGGACCTCCTCCGGGATTTCCTGAATGTCCTTGCGGTTGTCGGCGGGCAGCGCCACGTGCTTGATGCCCGCCCGATGCGCGGCCAGAATCTTTTCCTTCACGCCGCCGATGGGCAGCACCTGGCCGCGCAGGGTGATCTCGCCGGTCAGGGCCACGTCCCGGCGGACAGGGATCCCGGTCAGAGACGAGACAATGGCGGTGGCCATGGTGATCCCCGCGCTGGGGCCGTCCTTGGGAATCGCCCCTTCGGGGATGTGCACGTGGATGTCTTCGTTCTTGTAGAATTCGGGATTGATGTGGAAGGTCACCGCCCGCGAGCGCACGTAGCTCAACGCGGCGTGAGCCGACTCCTGCATCACTTCGCCGATCTTCCCCGTCAGGGTCAGCTTGCCGGTGCCCGGCATCCGGGTGACCTCGGTGAGCAGGATCTCGCCGCCCATATCGGTCCAGGCCATGCCGGTGGCCACGCCCACCTCGCTCTTCTCCTGCGACTTCTGCAGGCGGAAGCGGATGGGGCCGAGCAGCTTCTCCAGCAGCGGCGGGTCCACCGCCACCCGGTGGGAGCGGCCCTTGGAGAGGATCTCACGGACTACCTTGCGGCAGACGCGGCCGATCTCGCGCTCCAGGTTGCGCACGCCCGATTCGCGGGTGTAGTGGCGGATGATCC contains the following coding sequences:
- the rho gene encoding transcription termination factor Rho encodes the protein METESDEKAFNIAVLKEMSIGELTRIAKDLGILGVSGMRKQELIFQILKAQTEKSGLIFSEGVLEILSDGFGFLRSPDYNYLPGPDDIYVSPSQIRKFDLRTGDTISGQIRPPKEGERYFALIKVEAINFEHPSEVRNKIFFDNLTPVYPDKRIKLETVPDNLTGRVLDLLAPIGKGQRGLIVAAPRTGKTMLMQSIANSITANHPEIYLIVLLIDERPEEVTDMRRSVDGEVVSSTFDEPASRHVQVAEMVIEKAKRLVEYGKDVVIVLDSITRLARAYNSIVPPSGKVLSGGIDSNALQRPKRFFGSARNIEEGGSLTIMATALVDTGSRMDDVIFEEFKGTGNMEINLDRKLVERRIFPAMDINKSGTRKEELLQSKEELNKIWVLRKVLSPLSTVEAMELLADKLRKTESNKDFLDSMTRG
- a CDS encoding YihA family ribosome biogenesis GTP-binding protein — its product is MKFTAVEFVTSARSASGYPRERLPEIAVVGRSNVGKSSLINTLLKRRGVAKVSGTPGKTRGINYFRINGSFYLVDLPGYGYAKIAEAERRSWDRMIREYFADDSRRRLVILLVDIRHALSPLDRTLREWLEAQSAEYVVVATKADKLSGNARSASLRELRTAFPGRDILPFSALTELGRLELLGRLQRFIRNEQSQDI